The following proteins come from a genomic window of Chiloscyllium punctatum isolate Juve2018m chromosome 51, sChiPun1.3, whole genome shotgun sequence:
- the nupr1b gene encoding nuclear protein 1b, whose product MADSSQTQRLKSSSFEEQYFDQYDYYNISDRCHTGPSRKGRSKKEASENTNHFNPAGHERKLTSKLQRSAEKRRK is encoded by the exons ATGGCAGACTCCAGTCAAACACAGAGACTGAAGAGCAGCAGTTTTGAGGAGCAGTATTTTGATCAGTACGATTACTATAACATCAGTGACCGCTGTCACA CCGGACCAAGTCGGAAGGGACGCAGTAAGAAAGAGGCGAGTGAGAACACAAACCATTTTAACCCAGCGGGACATGAACGGAAGCTGACTTCCAAACTGCAGCGTTCGGCAGAGAAGAGGAGGAAATGA